Proteins from one Leptonema illini DSM 21528 genomic window:
- a CDS encoding Cys-rich protein, translated as MARILVLAILTLLFTACHDPVEQKCLKICDKVVQCAASDQGAELQTRVRISCMDGCTIHQADILECYNENMECETLGKCMFNAIMSQY; from the coding sequence ATGGCACGAATTCTCGTTCTTGCAATACTCACTCTGCTTTTTACCGCCTGTCACGATCCGGTGGAACAGAAATGCCTGAAGATCTGCGATAAGGTGGTCCAATGCGCTGCATCCGATCAGGGCGCTGAATTGCAGACGCGCGTCCGCATCTCCTGCATGGATGGCTGTACGATTCATCAGGCCGATATTCTCGAATGCTATAACGAGAATATGGAATGTGAGACGCTCGGCAAATGCATGTTCAACGCCATCATGAGCCAGTATTGA
- a CDS encoding HEAT repeat domain-containing protein yields MRRIFSISKYPFKYLLMAVVLLLTMTRCASTVSRSELDTAQSLAESGQEQALQELFERRQNVPEKDKERYVEVIGEGKSDQSSVMLRELYRDPGYETQRPAILKELIERPGETDAQFVRKSVTANPELFGPELEAALLRRADRPSAETLLSMIEAGRTTLKPESIRLFGETSLQQALPLLIKHADAGNDTGITMQSIARMSTPESGQYIMATAQKGDHPARLDAIRQLAAAPDQDEARALLHSLIEHNPDTHVAALEALGGMGFNEESYDIVAALYHQSDDETTRQAAIQTMAAMRQIDPEALAAELNRGKTEVEESEETEESTEEKIVKRVDRDQRSLKDAYRDPRRLTDIVKDNNRQKQIVKEEKPVAIKKKALYRLDESAAASRRYAARLDRSFQRLFGKDAGDVRLKIHNGLLTYAGSNSNNAAFIQRSYQKGFGVEADRSKELLKQGLRLQHSLDAVITNITREYARRDLQVYALSSFFAIKRKQAEALLDAHRRRAL; encoded by the coding sequence ATGAGGCGCATTTTCTCCATTTCTAAGTATCCTTTCAAATACCTGCTCATGGCAGTCGTCCTTCTTCTGACGATGACCCGCTGTGCCAGTACGGTCAGCCGATCCGAGCTCGATACGGCGCAGAGCCTGGCCGAATCGGGACAGGAGCAGGCACTCCAGGAGCTTTTTGAACGGCGCCAGAATGTGCCCGAAAAAGACAAAGAGCGCTATGTCGAGGTGATCGGTGAAGGCAAATCCGACCAGTCCTCGGTCATGCTGCGAGAGCTCTACAGAGATCCAGGATACGAAACGCAGCGGCCCGCCATCCTGAAAGAGCTCATCGAACGTCCGGGAGAAACCGACGCGCAGTTCGTCCGCAAGAGCGTCACCGCGAATCCCGAACTCTTCGGACCCGAGCTTGAGGCGGCCCTTTTGCGTCGTGCCGATCGACCGAGCGCCGAAACGCTGCTTTCGATGATTGAGGCTGGGCGCACCACTCTGAAGCCCGAGTCCATTCGCCTCTTCGGTGAGACCTCATTGCAACAGGCCCTGCCCCTGCTGATCAAGCATGCCGATGCCGGCAACGATACCGGTATCACAATGCAGTCCATTGCCCGCATGTCAACGCCTGAATCCGGACAGTACATCATGGCTACGGCGCAGAAAGGCGATCATCCGGCCCGGCTTGATGCCATACGACAGCTCGCCGCCGCCCCTGATCAGGATGAGGCGCGCGCCCTTCTGCACAGCCTGATCGAACACAATCCAGATACGCATGTCGCCGCTCTTGAGGCGTTAGGCGGCATGGGATTCAACGAAGAAAGTTATGACATCGTAGCCGCCCTGTATCATCAGAGTGACGACGAAACGACTCGCCAGGCTGCCATCCAGACCATGGCGGCGATGCGACAGATCGACCCGGAGGCCCTGGCCGCGGAGCTGAACCGAGGCAAAACGGAAGTTGAAGAGAGCGAAGAAACAGAGGAATCTACAGAAGAAAAAATCGTCAAACGTGTAGATAGGGATCAGCGTTCTCTGAAAGATGCCTACAGAGATCCGAGACGGTTAACCGATATCGTAAAAGACAACAACCGCCAGAAGCAGATCGTTAAAGAGGAGAAGCCCGTCGCCATCAAAAAGAAGGCCCTGTATCGCCTCGATGAAAGCGCCGCTGCCTCGCGTCGCTATGCCGCTCGCCTGGATCGCTCCTTTCAGAGGCTTTTCGGAAAGGATGCCGGCGACGTAAGATTGAAAATCCATAACGGCCTGCTCACCTATGCCGGCTCGAATAGCAATAACGCCGCCTTTATACAGCGTTCCTATCAAAAAGGATTTGGCGTCGAGGCAGATCGTTCTAAAGAACTGCTCAAACAGGGACTGCGACTGCAACACAGCCTTGATGCCGTCATTACCAATATCACGCGAGAGTATGCGCGAAGAGATCTCCAGGTCTATGCCCTGAGCAGCTTCTTTGCCATCAAACGCAAACAGGCCGAGGCCCTGCTTGATGCGCACAGAAGACGCGCCCTTTAA
- a CDS encoding pentapeptide repeat-containing protein, producing MYSMTEPFKVKTIEERERTKAISAVSVLILLISMFAFIYVRDCVRTHRKPSELLNQTLLQNPERWNEAKGQTDDWYVRDVSIRDRVFQGLDFENTEFHFTVFENVVMKDCNLYGVSFYRSQFKNVRIEGGNLSEMSVSHANWEDVVITEAGMGGFRTEDSEWNRVNLKRVNLTTSPHVPVFYDVVMRDVLIEESDLGTTIFTYIDAKGVTIKGTNLSRTGRRDSPSKKHEHRFIILNSECGPAFREYCEKKHANE from the coding sequence ATGTATTCGATGACCGAGCCGTTTAAAGTGAAAACGATCGAAGAGCGCGAGAGGACGAAGGCGATATCGGCGGTGAGCGTGCTCATCTTGCTTATCTCAATGTTCGCCTTCATCTATGTGCGTGATTGCGTGAGAACTCATCGCAAGCCGAGCGAGCTTCTGAACCAGACGTTGCTTCAGAATCCAGAGCGCTGGAACGAAGCAAAAGGCCAGACCGACGACTGGTATGTGAGAGATGTCTCGATTCGGGATCGTGTGTTTCAAGGGCTGGATTTTGAGAATACAGAATTCCACTTTACCGTCTTTGAAAACGTTGTTATGAAGGACTGTAACCTGTACGGAGTCAGCTTCTATAGATCGCAATTCAAAAACGTAAGGATCGAAGGCGGGAATCTTTCAGAAATGTCGGTAAGTCATGCGAATTGGGAGGACGTCGTTATTACAGAGGCAGGTATGGGGGGATTCCGTACTGAGGATTCAGAATGGAACAGAGTCAATTTGAAACGAGTGAATCTGACAACTAGCCCCCATGTTCCTGTTTTCTACGATGTAGTAATGCGAGATGTTCTTATAGAAGAGTCCGATCTTGGTACTACCATTTTTACATATATCGATGCAAAAGGTGTTACGATCAAAGGAACAAATCTGAGCCGTACAGGTCGGCGAGATAGCCCGTCGAAGAAACATGAGCACAGATTTATTATACTGAATTCAGAATGTGGGCCGGCTTTTAGAGAGTATTGTGAAAAGAAGCACGCCAATGAGTAA
- a CDS encoding type II toxin-antitoxin system HicB family antitoxin, translating to MNEIKYEMIIYWSKQDSSYIVEVPELPGCMADGESYQAAVKNAELVIREWIETAQELGRPIPEPRGRLTYA from the coding sequence ATGAATGAAATCAAATACGAGATGATTATTTACTGGAGCAAACAGGACAGTTCTTATATAGTGGAGGTTCCTGAACTGCCGGGTTGTATGGCTGATGGAGAGAGCTATCAGGCAGCTGTGAAAAATGCCGAACTTGTTATCCGTGAATGGATTGAGACCGCTCAGGAGTTAGGTCGCCCGATTCCTGAACCTCGCGGTCGTCTTACCTACGCTTGA
- a CDS encoding DUF4395 domain-containing protein — MEQVSFFRASFPSLVNRRVARWTALQVSAIASLGAVGVSPALLSIFLLVDFALRSLLGPNASVLVHAGRSIFRFTAKRFGVSEELASIRPARFAWLCGLLFSLLAVAGVFSGQALLTSIALGTLALFSGLEALFGFCVACYMFGWAQRFGWISPDVCVDCRRP; from the coding sequence ATGGAACAGGTTTCATTCTTCAGAGCTTCATTTCCGTCTCTTGTGAACCGCCGGGTAGCCCGCTGGACGGCCCTTCAGGTCAGTGCGATCGCTAGCCTGGGCGCAGTCGGTGTAAGCCCTGCCCTTCTGTCTATCTTTCTGCTCGTGGACTTTGCCCTTCGTAGCCTGCTCGGCCCAAATGCCTCTGTCCTTGTGCACGCAGGGCGCAGCATCTTCCGGTTTACGGCAAAGAGATTCGGCGTCAGTGAAGAGCTTGCCTCCATTCGTCCGGCACGCTTTGCCTGGCTGTGTGGCCTTCTTTTCAGCCTGCTGGCCGTCGCCGGAGTCTTCTCGGGCCAGGCGCTCCTGACATCGATCGCACTGGGAACGCTCGCCCTTTTCAGCGGTCTTGAGGCGCTTTTCGGGTTCTGTGTGGCCTGTTACATGTTCGGATGGGCGCAGCGCTTCGGATGGATCTCGCCCGACGTCTGTGTGGATTGCCGTCGCCCCTGA
- a CDS encoding type II toxin-antitoxin system RelE/ParE family toxin, translating into MLRPCLWSRPCRRLTIFRMRKVTVDPAAIQDIAEASRFYNRERQGLGKIFREFVQTALRQVAKQPDLYAYIAKPYRGYFMDRYPFTVYYRETEDGIHILAVLHQRRHPDYWKERLKDNAE; encoded by the coding sequence ATGTTAAGGCCGTGCCTCTGGAGCAGGCCCTGCAGGCGATTGACGATATTCAGGATGCGTAAGGTTACTGTAGATCCGGCGGCAATACAGGACATTGCCGAGGCTTCCAGATTTTACAATCGAGAGAGACAGGGACTGGGTAAGATATTCCGTGAATTCGTACAAACTGCCCTCAGGCAGGTAGCGAAGCAACCTGACCTTTACGCATATATAGCGAAGCCCTATCGAGGGTATTTCATGGACAGGTATCCTTTTACTGTGTATTACCGCGAAACGGAAGATGGTATCCACATTCTGGCAGTATTACATCAGCGCCGTCATCCGGATTATTGGAAAGAGCGATTGAAAGATAATGCAGAATAA
- a CDS encoding addiction module protein, with amino-acid sequence MGKMTLEEVQAAARELSEEEQELLYLALAMKMEEVNPAILRSHHSILEKRWIDFTSGNVKAVPLEQALQAIDDIQDA; translated from the coding sequence ATGGGCAAGATGACGCTGGAAGAGGTCCAGGCAGCGGCCAGGGAGCTCAGTGAAGAGGAACAGGAGCTTCTTTATCTGGCTCTTGCGATGAAGATGGAAGAAGTGAACCCTGCAATCCTGAGGTCGCATCATTCCATACTGGAGAAGCGGTGGATTGATTTTACATCGGGCAATGTTAAGGCCGTGCCTCTGGAGCAGGCCCTGCAGGCGATTGACGATATTCAGGATGCGTAA
- a CDS encoding type II toxin-antitoxin system HicA family toxin, with protein sequence MARDDKLLTKVLLGRSDSNIEFSDLCRLLKNLGFEERIRSSHHIYSKDGIPEILNIQPIGSKAKAYQVKQVRDLILRHHLGGISDE encoded by the coding sequence ATGGCTCGCGATGATAAACTGCTTACAAAGGTTCTGCTGGGGCGTTCTGACAGCAATATCGAGTTCTCGGATCTCTGTCGGCTACTCAAGAATCTTGGTTTTGAGGAGAGGATTCGCAGCAGCCACCATATTTACTCGAAAGATGGAATACCTGAGATCCTGAATATTCAACCAATTGGCTCTAAGGCGAAGGCTTATCAGGTAAAGCAGGTTCGGGATCTGATACTCCGCCATCATCTGGGAGGAATAAGCGATGAATGA